A genome region from Candidatus Palauibacter soopunensis includes the following:
- a CDS encoding cytochrome c oxidase subunit 3, whose protein sequence is MAHAATAGRVPERGLDVYTQKVGMWVFLCSEVMFFAGLIGSYVVLRFGAADTWAEPGDVLNVPVTAFNTFLLICSSVTMVKAFAAAQEGDQRGIKLWLLSTTILGATFLGVQVYEYTELVLHQSWQGSHGFTPAAGLYGATFFTMTGFHGFHVLLGVICLAWATIRAWRGHWGADDTHGIEVLGLYWHFVDLVWIILFTIVYLI, encoded by the coding sequence ATGGCACACGCCGCGACCGCAGGCCGGGTCCCCGAGAGAGGACTCGATGTCTACACCCAGAAGGTGGGAATGTGGGTGTTTCTGTGCTCGGAGGTGATGTTCTTCGCGGGCCTCATCGGCTCGTACGTCGTGCTCCGGTTCGGAGCCGCCGACACGTGGGCGGAACCCGGCGACGTGTTGAACGTCCCGGTGACCGCGTTCAACACCTTCCTCCTCATCTGCAGCTCGGTGACGATGGTGAAGGCGTTCGCGGCCGCGCAGGAGGGCGACCAGAGGGGGATCAAGCTCTGGCTCCTGTCGACGACCATCCTCGGGGCGACCTTCCTCGGCGTGCAGGTCTACGAGTACACCGAACTCGTGCTGCACCAGTCCTGGCAGGGGAGCCACGGGTTCACGCCCGCGGCCGGACTGTACGGGGCCACGTTCTTTACCATGACGGGCTTTCACGGCTTCCACGTCCTGCTGGGCGTGATCTGCCTCGCGTGGGCCACGATCCGCGCCTGGCGGGGGCACTGGGGGGCGGACGACACGCACGGGATCGAGGTGCTCGGCCTCTACTGGCACTTCGTCGACCTGGTGTGGATCATCCTGTTCACGATCGTATACCTGATCTAG